The following proteins are encoded in a genomic region of Saccharomyces mikatae IFO 1815 strain IFO1815 genome assembly, chromosome: 9:
- the POG1 gene encoding Pog1p (similar to Saccharomyces cerevisiae POG1 (YIL122W); ancestral locus Anc_2.240), producing the protein MKRESHKQYEEEKNPEGLMAAEGEQHITLSSGTTVTAGVGEESANRRPAESSQSSKPLSLRMKILKELGIDDIHELDASDTGLVDQFLNVRLINVTKELEKIRESNLTKLNKIIDKCMESDKISDSTLNKILDMCMNRDRSTDNLNHHAVPSPTMSKKRKVSASELASPRGHRRYRSDIPTVSEIETGVGYPQIHQQPGAYTLPVPANQWMNNPYMQPPQPQMQQLMPQYLYPPGMGQQSQLPTMSSNSESQTPVMSSQFLSVNQHGLYQPNMGPQPVISMGPQANIYGQQQQPQISQERDQSRKSFSHRRSQSANISMANFRSPMRNPQLGSSQRPVNFLIHTPKHPPPT; encoded by the coding sequence ATGAAGCGGGAATCACATAAGCAGtacgaagaagaaaaaaatccgGAAGGACTAATGGCTGCTGAAGGAGAACAACATATCACGTTATCATCCGGTACTACAGTGACAGCTGGTGTGGGGGAAGAGAGCGCGAACAGGAGACCAGCAGAGTCATCACAAAGTTCAAAACCTCTATCGCTGCgaatgaaaatattgaaagaaCTTGGGATTGACGATATTCATGAACTAGATGCAAGCGATACCGGTCTAGTGgaccaatttttgaatgtaCGATTGATAAATGTCACAAAAGAACTAGAAAAGATACGCGAGTCTAATCTTACCAAACTaaacaaaattattgataaatGTATGGAAAGTGATAAAATAAGCGATTCGACATTGAACAAGATTCTTGACATGTGTATGAATAGAGATAGAAGTACTGATAACCTTAATCACCATGCGGTACCGTCTCCCACAATGTCAAAAAAACGCAAGGTAAGCGCATCGGAGCTAGCAAGTCCACGAGGTCATAGAAGATACAGGTCAGACATACCTACGGTATCAGAGATTGAGACAGGAGTCGGATACCCTCAGATACACCAGCAACCTGGCGCTTACACTTTGCCCGTGCCTGCCAACCAGTGGATGAATAATCCATATATGCAGCCCCCGCAGCCACAAATGCAGCAGTTGATGCCACAGTATTTATACCCGCCAGGAATGGGACAGCAATCTCAACTGCCTACAATGAGCTCGAATTCCGAGTCCCAGACACCAGTGATGAGCTCGCAATTCCTCTCTGTAAACCAGCATGGCCTTTACCAACCAAACATGGGTCCTCAACCCGTAATAAGTATGGGCCCACAAGCAAACATATATGggcagcagcaacagccTCAAATCAGTCAAGAACGAGATCagtcaagaaaaagttttagTCATAGAAGATCGCAAAGCGCCAATATTTCCATGGCGAACTTCAGGTCGCCCATGCGGAATCCGCAACTGGGTTCGTCCCAACGGCCCGTTAATTTTTTAATCCATACCCCAAAACATCCCCCTCCCACATGA
- the SMKI09G0530 gene encoding MFS transporter (similar to Saccharomyces cerevisiae QDR2 (YIL121W); ancestral locus Anc_2.241), whose protein sequence is MAGRISSIMLKNDIEGELAESMQSYKTETVDKQALQRTTSVKPEPDITVPPHSRFSRSFKTVLIAQCAFTGFFSTIAGAIYYPVLSVIEGEFDIDEQLVNITVVVYFVFQGLAPTFMGGFADSLGRRPVVLAAIIIYFGACIGLACAQTYAQIIVLRCLQAAGISPVIAINSGIMGDITTRAERGGYVGYAAGFQVLGSAFGALIGAGLSFRWGWRAIFWFLAIGSGICFLASFLILPETKRNISGNGSVTPRSYLNRAPILALSTVRKSLRLDNPDYDTLEQPNRFNLLAPFEILRAYEICILMLVAGLQFAMYTTHLTALSTALSKEYHLSVAKVGLCYLPSGICTLCSIIIAGRYLNWNYRGRLKNYQNWLDKKRSKLLEEHENDPVIVQTIIDNDPQYTFNIFKARLQPAFVTLILSSSGFCAYGWCITVKAPLAAVLCMSGFASLFSNCILAFSTTLIVDLFPTNTSTATGCLNLFRCILSAVLIAALSKMVEKMKYGGVFTFLGALTSSSSILLFILLKQGKELTFKRKRQELEVKQEAKLLETKENASSDHFTTDEEQLV, encoded by the coding sequence ATGGCAGGAAGAATCTCAAGCATaatgttgaaaaatgatataGAGGGCGAGCTTGCAGAGAGCATGCAGTCATACAAAACAGAAACGGTAGATAAGCAGGCCCTGCAAAGAACTACGAGCGTGAAGCCAGAACCAGATATCACAGTTCCGCCTCATTCCCGGTTTTCTCGTTCTTTCAAGACGGTGTTAATAGCGCAGTGCGCCTTCACTGGCTTTTTCTCTACTATAGCCGGTGCCATCTACTATCCCGTCCTGAGTGTTATAGAAGGAGAATTCGACATTGACGAGCAGTTGGTAAACATCACTGTTGTAGTATATTTTGTATTTCAGGGTCTCGCTCCCACATTCATGGGCGGGTTTGCAGATTCGCTGGGAAGGAGGCCTGTGGTACTTGCTGCAATCATCATTTATTTCGGTGCCTGCATCGGTCTTGCTTGTGCTCAAACATATGCTCAAATAATTGTACTACGGTGCTTGCAAGCCGCAGGTATTTCACCTGTGATCGCGATCAACAGCGGCATTATGGGTGATATTACCACAAGAGCCGAGCGCGGCGGGTATGTTGGATATGCAGCTGGGTTTCAAGTGCTTGGTTCTGCATTCGGGGCGCTTATCGGTGCTGGCTTATCCTTTCGATGGGGATGGCGAGCAATCTTTTGGTTCTTAGCAATTGGCTCTGGCATTTGCTTCCTGGCatctttcttgatattACCAGAAACAAAGAGAAACATATCAGGAAACGGTTCTGTGACACCAAGATCATACTTGAATAGGGCCCCGATTCTTGCTTTATCGACAGTGAGAAAATCATTGCGTTTGGATAATCCAGATTACGATACTTTGGAACAACCTAACCGGTTCAATTTACTGGCACCgtttgaaattttgagaGCTTATGAGATTTGTATACTTATGCTGGTCGCTGGGTTACAATTTGCCATGTATACCACCCATCTTACAGCGTTATCCACTGCTTTAAGCAAAGAATATCACTTAAGCGTTGCGAAGGTAGGTCTATGCTATCTTCCCTCAGGTATTTGCACCTTATGTAGTATTATAATTGCTGGCAGGTATTTGAACTGGAACTATAGAGGTAGATTAAAAAACTACCAGAACTGGTTGGACAAGAAGAGGTCGAAGCTTTTAGAAGAACACGAAAACGACCCTGTCATAGTGCAGACTATCATCGATAATGACCCCCAATACACTTTCAATATCTTTAAAGCGAGATTGCAACCTGCATTCGTTACCTTAATCTTAAGTAGTAGTGGATTTTGCGCGTACGGTTGGTGTATCACCGTCAAAGCTCCTTTGGCAGCAGTTCTTTGCATGAGCGGATTCGCGTCGCTGTTCTCCAATTGCATTTTAGCTTTTTCAACCACTCTTATAGTTGACCTCTTCCCCACGAATACATCTACAGCTACAGGATGTTTAAACCTATTCAGATGTATCTTGTCTGCCGTTCTTATTGCTGCATTAAGTAAAATggtagaaaaaatgaagtacGGTGGCGTTTTCACATTTTTGGGGGCTTTAACCTCTTCATCCTCGAtccttttatttattctgtTAAAACAAGGTAAAGAACTAACTtttaaaaggaaaaggcaAGAATTGGAAGTAAAACAAGAAGCCAAACTCCTTGAAACCAAGGAAAATGCTTCTTCCGATCACTTTACTACCGATGAAGAACAATTGGTATGA
- the RPI1 gene encoding Rpi1p (similar to Saccharomyces cerevisiae RPI1 (YIL119C); ancestral locus Anc_2.244) — MYLEYLQPKLNLMDESSTINKNFPDYPPNLNTPITANLNEETGSECSIITPRINSGSNSNSHSNSNSGSIDENDLNHSNSSSSSARQIRKKWKEPEDIAFITTIMNNSQLLTFVEYFKPMKNFWKKISKILLQQYGYERNSRQCHDRFKVLYTKSLKVHPSKKVKQKKKKSKQEANSNLDFDPSKLSRMQYLLVQLQNTFSFVNGNIILKSQKTLKPNKNGSNHNINNNSNDGNIGNHNSNENNNNISNQNSNHSTNIFSTPEHIQSSIDLDKLDSIPALDTKVEPSFISPAQFSLLSSAPADNLILQTPPSPFFQQTMPLQLPRDMQQQEQISPVFSTDIIYMWQTMFSTIENLKEQVNGLKNEVKQLNHKFYQQNKSLHNMPTSDPENFIQQH, encoded by the coding sequence ATGTACTTGGAATATCTTCAACCGAAGCTGAACCTAATGGATGAGTCAAGCactataaataaaaatttccCTGATTATCCGCCAAATTTGAACACGCCTATTACTGCAAATCTTAATGAAGAAACGGGTTCTGAGTGCTCTATAATTACTCCAAGGATAAATTCTGGTTCGAATTCGAATTCGCATTCGAATTCCAACTCAGGTtcaattgatgaaaatgatctGAATCACTCtaattcatcttcttcgtctGCAAGGCAGATCaggaaaaaatggaaagaacCTGAAGATATAGCCTTCATTACTACTATAATGAACAATTCTCAACTACTAACGTTTGTAGAATATTTCAAGCCTATGAAGAacttttggaagaaaatttctaaAATCTTACTTCAACAATATGGATACGAGAGGAACTCTCGTCAATGCCATGATAGATTCAAAGTATTATACACAAAATCTTTAAAAGTTCATCCGtcaaagaaagtaaaacaaaagaaaaaaaagtcaaaacAAGAAGCAAACTCGAATTTAGATTTTGATCCGTCGAAATTATCAAGAATGCAGTATTTGCTGGTTCAGCTACAAAATACATTTAGTTTTGTAAATGGAAATATTATACTCAAATCACAGAAAACACTGAAGCCGAACAAAAACGGCAGTAAtcataatattaataataacagtaaCGATGGCAATATTGGTAACCATAATAGTAAcgaaaataataacaatattagCAATCAAAATAGTAACCATAGTACTAATATTTTCAGTACCCCAGAACATATTCAATCCAGCATCGATCTCGACAAATTGGATTCTATCCCAGCTTTGGATACCAAAGTGGAACCGTCTTTCATAAGTCCCGCCCagttttctcttctttcttcagcACCAGCTGATAATTTAATCCTGCAAACTCCACCATCGCCGTTCTTTCAGCAAACGATGCCTCTACAACTACCGCGGGACATGcaacaacaagaacaaaTCTCCCCGGTTTTTTCTACAGATATAATCTACATGTGGCAAACGATGTTCAGCACCATTGAAAACTTAAAGGAACAAGTCAATGgtttaaaaaatgaagttaAGCAACTAAACCATAAATTCTACCAGCAAAATAAATCGTTACATAATATGCCAACTTCAGATccagaaaattttataCAACAACATTAA
- the RHO3 gene encoding Rho family GTPase RHO3 (similar to Saccharomyces cerevisiae RHO3 (YIL118W); ancestral locus Anc_2.249), translating into MSFLCGSASTSNKPVERKIVILGDGACGKTSLLNVFTRGYFPEVYEPTVFENYIHDIFVDSKHITLSLWDTAGQEEFDRLRSLSYSDTQCIMLCFSIDSRDSLENVQNKWVGEITDHCEGVKLVLVALKCDLRNNENESNAITPNNIQQDNSVSNNNGNNVNSTSNTKNLISYEEGLAMAKKIGALRYLECSAKLNKGVNEAFTEAARVALTAGPVATEVKSDSGSSCTIM; encoded by the coding sequence ATGTCATTTTTATGTGGGTCAGCTTCAACATCAAATAAACCGGTCGAGAGAAAGATCGTTATTCTAGGTGATGGTGCCTGTGGTAAAACTTCGTTGTTAAATGTTTTCACTAGAGGGTACTTTCCCGAAGTGTACGAACCCactgtttttgaaaactatATCCATGATATTTTTGTCGACAGCAAACACATCACGCTATCATTGTGGGATACTGCGGGTCAAGAAGAATTCGATAGGTTGCGATCCTTATCCTATTCAGATACACAGTGTATAATGTTATGTTTCAGTATCGATTCACGCGATTCTTTAGAGAACGTTCAAAATAAGTGGGTGGGTGAAATCACCGATCATTGTGAAGGCGTCAAGTTAGTTTTAGTTGCACTAAAATGCGACCTAAGaaacaatgaaaatgaatcgAACGCTATTACACCGAACAATATTCAACAAGATAACAGTGTTTCCAACAATAATGGTAATAACGTAAATAGCACCTCCAATACGAAAAATCTAATAAGCTATGAAGAGGGCCTGGCAATGGCTAAAAAGATTGGAGCGCTGCGTTATTTAGAATGTAGTGCTAAACTAAATAAAGGTGTCAACGAGGCGTTCACAGAAGCTGCAAGAGTTGCTTTAACCGCTGGCCCAGTAGCCACTGAAGTGAAAAGCGACAGTGGATCTAGCTGTACGATTATGTAA
- the PRM5 gene encoding pheromone-regulated protein PRM5 (similar to Saccharomyces cerevisiae PRM5 (YIL117C) and YNL058C; ancestral locus Anc_2.250), producing MTKITISKRGLPKLTTATSSTAASSTTTAVSSSSPSFLSSNSTSSSIIPNITPPSKNGNPYILDSSSMPNGTVFIIVGAIAGAIFLAILLWWVMVTYSSRRLTRSVQDYESKMFSTQHTQTYGDSPYLDHSAQDNSQGNVNIHDSDEYHGNKDESAKNVLIPYNINEKVLSSNFERPLSSIVSASNRNSLFISPTGDILNKTRLSKLYQETPQLLQKPLIAKSSNLSSSSLVSTISSSSLSSLDNNNDNEKRMGEDIRKPAKIAASPSRKLLNSPESDTSSSSRSNNGNLLNIQSKRKVTPSTYLEHMLEGERQDE from the coding sequence ATGACAAAAATTACTATTTCCAAGAGAGGGCTACCAAAGTTAACCACAGCTACATCATCGACTGCTGCCTCTTCAACGACAACTgcagtttcttcttcctctccTTCATTTCTTTCGTCAAACTCTACATCATCATCCATCATCCCAAATATTACTCCACCCTCTAAAAATGGCAATCCATATATTCTAGATTCCAGTAGTATGCCCAACGGAACAGTATTTATTATCGTGGGAGCCATTGCAGgagcaatttttttagcaATCTTACTATGGTGGGTAATGGTAACCTACTCTTCGCGTAGGTTGACTAGAAGCGTTCAGGATTATGAGTCAAAAATGTTTTCCACACAGCATACCCAAACTTACGGCGACTCCCCATATTTGGATCATTCTGCTCAGGATAATTCACAAGGTAACGTAAATATCCACGATAGTGATGAGTATCATGGAAATAAGGACGAATCGGCTAAAAATGTACTTATTCCGTACAATATTAATGAGAAGGTACTTTCAagtaattttgaaaggCCATTATCTTCCATAGTATCTGCGTCGAAtagaaattctttattCATTTCACCAACAGGTGATATCCTAAACAAAACAAGGTTATCCAAACTATACCAGGAAACCCCACAATTGCTACAAAAACCCTTGATTGCCAAAAGCAGTAATTTATCCTCCAGTTCTTTAGTCTCtacaatttcatcatcatcgctATCGTCGCTCGATAACAATAACGACAACGAGAAAAGAATGGGGGAAGACATAAGAAAGCCTGCAAAAATTGCCGCCTCTCCAAGTCGCAAGCTACTGAATTCGCCTGAAAGTGACACTAGTTCGAGCAGCAGATCGAACAATGGAAACCTGCTAAACATACAGTCTAAAAGGAAAGTCACGCCTTCTACGTATTTGGAACATATGCTAGAGGGGGAAAGACAGGATGAGTAA
- the HIS5 gene encoding histidinol-phosphate transaminase (similar to Saccharomyces cerevisiae HIS5 (YIL116W); ancestral locus Anc_2.252) produces MVFDLKRIVRPKIYNLEPYRCARDDFTEGILLDANENAHGPTQIELNETNLHRYPDPHQLKFKTAMTAYRNETSSYLNDPTVKPLSADNLCLGVGSDESIDAIIRACCVPGKEKILVLPPTYSMYSVCANINDVEVVQCPLTVSDNSFQMNTEAVLTILNNDPLIKIMFATSPGNPTGAKIKTCLIEEVLQKWDNGIVVVDEAYVDFCGGSTAPLVTKYPNLVTLQTLSKSFGLAGIRLGMTYATAELAKILNAMKAPYNISSLASEYALKAVQESNLRKMEATSKVINEEKMRLLKELTSLDYVDDQYVGGLDANFLLIRINGGDNALAKKLYYQLATRSGVVVRFRGNELGCSGCLRITVGTHEENTNLIKYFKETLYRLAKEQSN; encoded by the coding sequence ATGGTTTTTGATTTAAAAAGAATTGTCAGACCAAAGATTTATAACTTGGAGCCTTATCGTTGCGCAAGAGATGACTTTACTGAGGGTATATTGCTAGACGCCAATGAAAATGCCCATGGGCCTACTCAAATTGAGTTAAACGAGACTAATTTACATCGTTATCCGGACCCTCACCaattgaaattcaaaaccGCAATGACCGCGTACAGAAACGAAACCAGTAGTTATTTAAATGACCCTACCGTAAAGCCTTTGAGTGCTGACAATTTGTGTCTAGGTGTGGGATCTGACGAAAGTATTGATGCTATTATAAGAGCCTGTTGCGTTcctggaaaagaaaaaattctagTTCTACCACCAACCTATTCTATGTATTCAGTTTGTGCAAACATTAATGACGTAGAAGTTGTTCAATGTCCTTTAACTGTTTCTGACaactcttttcaaatgaatACCGAGGCTGTTTTAACCATTTTGAATAATGATCCCCTAATTAAAATAATGTTTGCTACCTCACCAGGTAATCCAACAGGGGCCAAGATCAAGACGTGTTTGATCGAAGAGGTCTTACAGAAATGGGATAACGGAATAGTTGTTGTTGACGAAGCCTATGTAGATTTTTGCGGCGGTTCTACTGCTCCACTAGTCACCAAGTATCCTAACTTGGTTACTTTGCAAACTTTGTCCAAGTCTTTTGGTTTAGCCGGTATTAGGTTGGGTATGACATATGCAACAGCAGAGTTAGCTAAGATTTTAAATGCAATGAAAGCACCTTATAACATTTCCTCTCTGGCATCTGAGTATGCACTAAAGGCAGTTCAAGAGAGCAATTTGAGAAAGATGGAAGCCACTTCCAAGGTGATcaatgaagagaaaatgcGTCTCTTAAAGGAGCTGACTTCTTTGGATTATGTTGATGACCAATATGTTGGCGGATTGGATGCAAATTTTCTATTAATACGAATCAATGGCGGTGACAATGCCTTGGCAAAGAAGCTGTACTATCAATTGGCCACTCGATCTGGTGTTGTCGTTAGATTTAGAGGTAATGAGTTAGGTTGTTCCGGGTGTTTGAGAATTACCGTTGGGACTCATGAGGAAAACacaaatttgataaaatatttcaaagagaCGCTGTATAGGTTGGCCAAAGAGCAATCAAATTAG